The Pseudomonas sp. Marseille-Q3773 DNA window GCTCGCCCTGGGCCAATGCCAGGTCGGTGATTGCGCGCGTGAGGCGACCGTTGCCGTCATCGAAAGGGTGCAGGGTAACGAACCAGAAATGAGCGATGCCGGCGCGTACAAACGGGTCGAGGCTGGTCTCAGTGCGGCTGCGCTCGAACCAGGCGAGGAATTCCGCCAGTTGCACTTCCAGCCCTGCGCGAGGAGGGGCTTCGAAATGTGCGGTTGGGCGGTCGATCCGGCCTGATACGACCTGCATCGGCTCATCGCCACGCAGTGCGCCGATGTGTAATGGTCGAGCCAGCAATTGCTCATCGCTGGGGAATAACCAACGGTGCCAGGTGAACAGTCGCTGTTCGTCCAGCGGTTGCTGGTGGGCACGGGTGGCGTCGAGCAGGAGTTCCGCCAGGCCTTCGGAGCGTGAGGTGGTGCGGCCTTCCTCGTTCAGCCCCAAGCGCCGTGCCAGTGACGAGCGTACCGAACCGACATTCAGCTGCTCACCCTCGATGGCTGAAGAGGTGATGATGTTCTGCAGCATGGCATCCAGGCTGCTCTGAACTTCGGTGTCCTTCCCCACCGCGCCGAGCATGCCCAACAGACGTCCCTGGGCCTGACCGCAAGCGCGCAGCAGCGGTGCGAGCGCTTCGGCTTGCCAGCTGAAGTGTGGCCAGTCGAGCTGTTGCCAGATCCAGAGCGGGTCGTTCATAAGATTCGATGAGCCGATTAACGAGCCTATTCGGCTCATGTGGTGAGCCGATAATGAAGGCTATTCGGCTCACTGTCTATTTTTTGGGCAGGTTGTTTGGTTATGGCGTGTTGTGGATGACGTCCAAGTCATCGTGCGTTTGACGGTTGGAGTCTGGTAGGGATAAGAGGCAGTCACCACTACTTCCGGCATCCAACGAAGCCCGGGAGGTGGTGGTGCCCCACCCGAAGATACAAATCCCGAAAGGCACCTTGAACAGCACCAGACTTTGCCGGGGGTGTTTGGGCCGTTGTCGATTTCGACATCACCACTTACTTGGGCAAGTCGGTGCGCTTCAATGCCACGTTGCCCGAGCACTTGCTGCAGCGAATCGATGACTACGTTGCGAACCATCCCGAGCAGAAAAGCCGATCTGGCTTCCTTGCTTCAGCAGCGCTCCGGGTGCTGTCGGCGGAAAAATCAGCCCACTGAGTGCAGTGGATGTGAACCCGAAGTGAGGGGGCCGAAAGGCCCCCTTGTCGCATCTGGATCATACGCTGGCCATTCGTTGCAACACGCAGAAATGGCTGATGGCTTTGTGATATCGACCTGGAGCAGTACCATATGCAGCCACCCAACACATGACAGGAACGTTGAAAGGATTATGGGTAGCAGGGCTAGTTTTGATGTTGACGCCGCCTATTGCATTTCGCTTGAGGCACGTAGTGATAGGCGTCAACTGTTCAGGGATAGCATTGGAAAGCGGATTGGTAACCAGGTCATCTTCCACGTTGTGCAGAAGGCAGACGATCCGAAGCGTGGATGCTACGAATCTCACCAGCAGATCGCTCAGATGGCTTTAGACCAGGGCCTGGAGCGCGTCCTGATCTTTGAAGACGACGTGAAGCCGTATGACTTCAACGTCACCAGAATTCGCTGGATCAACCGCTTCATGCGTACACGACGATTTGAGGCCCTGCACCTGGGCTACTCGATGGGACGGACCTGGCTGACCTGGTTCCCGTTCATCGCCAGGGGGCGAGTTGTTGCGCTACACGCCTACGTGCTGTCCCGAGAGGGCTGCAGGATCCTGGCAGAGACGCCATACGATGGCACGCCGGTTGATGTGATGTTCAAGCATCGGATTCGGCAACACTGCGTGTTCCCTATGATGTTCCGGCAGCATGCCGCCGCAGTCGCGGGCAGCGACCTGGAAGATGTGGTCAAGAATGAGGATGACTGGTGGGAGCGCAACTGGCGTAAGCACTGGCGCTCTCCACTCAAGAACCTCTGGCGCACCGCGCTCCGCCTGAACTTCTGATCACTGGGTGATCGGCTTCAACTGGGCCGATAACATATTGGTCGACGCGCCGGCGGCAGTGAATGCGCCGGCGTTGCTCGGTACCGGAGTTGGCCCGTGGGTGTGCCCGGCCAGCGCGGTGTTCATCTGCTCGACGATGTCCAGAAGATCGCACAGTATCTTCAGCACGTTTACCCCTTCTGATCCCAACCAGGTCTTGGGCGCCTGCAGGCGCCGTGCTAGTCATCGACAGCAGCCAGGCTGGCGGTACCACCTGACAGCAGCTTGAGCGCCCCCAGCTTCGATCTTCTTGAGACCGGT harbors:
- a CDS encoding Fic family protein, translated to MNDPLWIWQQLDWPHFSWQAEALAPLLRACGQAQGRLLGMLGAVGKDTEVQSSLDAMLQNIITSSAIEGEQLNVGSVRSSLARRLGLNEEGRTTSRSEGLAELLLDATRAHQQPLDEQRLFTWHRWLFPSDEQLLARPLHIGALRGDEPMQVVSGRIDRPTAHFEAPPRAGLEVQLAEFLAWFERSRTETSLDPFVRAGIAHFWFVTLHPFDDGNGRLTRAITDLALAQGEQQAIRFYAMSASILDDRTGYYRILEASQKGSLDITAWLQWFLATLLKSLEQALARIDRVLAKARFWQAHRSQALSVEQIKVLNRLLDGGERGFEDGISAAQYQAVAKVSKATATRHLSDLLEKGCIERLPGGGRSTRYQITR